Proteins encoded within one genomic window of Rhododendron vialii isolate Sample 1 chromosome 1a, ASM3025357v1:
- the LOC131298162 gene encoding hexokinase-3-like, translating to MGKVGLGVAAGVAVATCAVAAVMVGRRVRRRRRWRRVVAVLEEFEEACGTHVGRLRQVVDAMAVEMHAGLASEGGSKLKMLLTFVDALPNGSEKGTYYALDLGGTNFRVLRVQLGGNSSDRSAILRHDVDRQAIPPHLMTSTSEDLFDFIASLLKQFVEKEEGFSELSAVKSMELGFTFSFPVKQMSILSGILIKWTKGFAIEDMVGKDVSEPLQQAMSKIGLNMRVAALVNDTVGTLALAHYHDEDTVAAVIIGTGTNACYLERADAIIKCQGLLTTSGCMVVNMEWGNFWSSHLPRTSYDVDLDANSPNPNDQGFEKMVSGMYLGEIVRRVILRMSEESDSFGPISSKLSAPLSLRTPLMAAMHEDDSPDLREVARILNDDLEIPDVPLKVRKLIVKVCDVVTRRAARLAAAGIVGILKKIGRDGSGGVTSGRTKGLSKVRRTVVAVEGGLYTNYSMFREYLNEAVTEILGEEISPHVILKDTEDGSGIGAALLAAAYSSPNVDTVQLL from the exons ATGGGGAAGGTAGGGTTGGGAGTGGCGGCGGGGGTGGCGGTGGCGACGTGCGCGGTGGCGGCGGTGATGGTGGGGAGGAGGGTGAGGCGGCGGAGGCGGTGGAGGAGGGTGGTGGCGGTGCTTGAGGAGTTTGAGGAGGCGTGCGGGACGCACGTGGGGCGGCTGAGGCAGGTGGTGGACGCCATGGCGGTGGAGATGCACGCCGGTCTGGCCTCCGAGGGCGGGAGCAAGCTCAAGATGCTCCTCACCTTCGTCGACGCTCTCCCCAATGG GAGTGAGAAGGGCACCTATTATGCGCTGGATCTTGGAGGTACTAATTTCAGGGTCTTGCGAGTTCAGCTCGGGGGTAATAGCAGTGATAGGTCTGCTATCCTTAGACATGATGTGGATCGACAAGCTATTCCTCCACATCTAATGACAAGCACAAGCGAG GATCTCTTTGATTTTATTGCTTCATTGCTAAAGCAGTTTGTGGAAAAGGAAGAAGGATTTTCTGAACTATCAGCAGTCAAAAGTATGGAACTCGGGTTTACATTTTCGTTTCCCGTGAAGCAAATGTCTATCTTGTCAGGCATTCTGATCAAATGGACCAAAGGTTTTGCCATAGAAGACATG GTAGGAAAAGATGTTTCTGAACCTTTACAGCAAGCAATGTCTAAGATAGGCCTAAATATGCGAGTAGCAGCTTTG GTAAATGATACTGTCGGGACATTGGCACTTGCACATTATCATGACGAAGACACAGTTGCTGCAGTGATAATTGGGACGGGTACAAATGCATGCTATTTAGAACGGGCAGATGCTATCATTAAATGTCAAGGCTTGCTTACTACATCAGGATGCATG GTAGTTAACATGGAATGGGGGAATTTCTGGTCATCTCATTTGCCAAGAACATCCTACGATGTTGACTTAGATGCCAATAGCCCAAACCCTAATGACCAA GGTTTTGAGAAAATGGTATCAGGAATGTATCTTGGTGAGATCGTGAGAAGAGTAATTCTTAGGATGTCGGAGGAGTCGGATAGTTTTGGACCAATATCTTCGAAACTATCAGCACCTTTGAGTTTAAG GACTCCATTGATGGCTGCTATGCATGAGGATGACTCCCCCGACTTGAGGGAAGTAGCCAGAATTTTGAATGACGATCTTGAG ATCCCTGATGTCCCTCTAAAAGTTCGGAAGCTCATTGTAAAGGTATGCGATGTGGTGACCCGCAGGGCTGCCCGATTGGCAGCTGCTGGCATTGTGGGCATCTTGAAAAAGATCGGACGGGACGGAAGTGGTGGCGTCACGAGCGGAAGAACAAAAGGCCTTAGCAAGGTAAGAAGAACGGTTGTGGCGGTTGAGGGAGGATTGTACACTAATTACTCCATGTTCAGAGAATACTTGAATGAAGCCGTGACTGAAATCTTAGGGGAAGAAATTTCACCCCATGTCATTCTTAAAGATACAGAAGATGGATCGGGCATCGGAGCGGCCCTCCTGGCGGCAGCTTATTCGTCTCCCAATGTGGATACCGTACAGTTGCTATAG